The stretch of DNA taaattttttaaggtGAAAATTTATGTGCagtcaacttcacatgaagttgatGGTTAAGagcgttagatgaaaatttagtcaaatcattcAAATCATCTAACcgttctcaactatcaactttacataAAGTCGGCTTCACTTAAGGCATTGATTACCTGACATACTCACGTGCATCAAGGGAGGCGATGTCAGTCCGTAAATACAACAGTAGCGGTGAATTGGTGGTCGAGTTGAGAGCATAAACAGAGCTACTCAAAGGGCGTAGTTCCAAAGAAGAAATGCAAGGAGTGGATTGGCCAGTTTTTACAAGACAAATTTGTATGGAGTCACTGGTGTGAGTGTATATAATCTCAGTGAAAGACCAATAAGACTCAGAATCAAGACTCACTGTGTCCCACAGATTCACTCCAAGATGAATATCAAATGTCATGTTTTGATTTTTGCCATCATAGTTGTTATATATGAATATCGCCCTAATTAGATACCTTTGTTGTTGTGGCACTCTCGTCAGATTGTAGCAGTTTCTCACTCCTTCCGGAAAGCATCTCGCCGTTCTCGACGCTTTCCCAAAGTATGGATCGTTTAAATTCGAACTCCCTGCTACTTTGCAATTCTCTCCTGTTTCTACAAATTTTTTATCGCTCTCGTACCAAATTACAGTTCCTTTGTCCAAGTATTCTCTGTTCGATCCACAATCAATCGTGATGAACCCTACCAAGTATGAACGTAATGTGTTaggatataattatttatatacaactGTATATATATCTTTAGAATAAATAGTCTTATAATTTAGTTGATCTTCATAATTAACTAAGAAAATGCTATTTAATTATTACGATGATGATCTCAAGCATTATAAAGTCTCGAGACCTGGAGCATTAGCAGCTACTTGTCACGGTAAATTTTTAGAAGGTTATATTTAACAGTGTTTGTATAGTTTTCTGGAGTGTTTGAGAATACTCTAGATGGTTCCGGAACGTTCTAGAATGTCCTAGAAGGTTCTGGAATACtctagaaggttctagaagactTTAGAAGATCATGGAatattctagaagagtgtaGATGTATATAGAAGTATAAAGAGTGGTATGGAATAATCTAGAAACATTTAGAGAGTtgtggtaggatagatatttgtaaAGAAGGTTCTGGATGATTAATTTGGACCGTTAATTGgatttaatcctaaccatccattgaggaggtggatggctataaataggggTAAGAGTTAGAGTTTGGGTgtgtgtgaatcatttgtaaccacacttgagcaataaagtgttcttccaccaaagcttcctttctcttgtgttctcttgtgttcttagctttcttgctaagtattgagggttagactgacttggtcttagctcaagaggttgagtaagtccgagtgccgacacggtagcgttggagtgtgtccaaggccGTGACACACCGCTCCCCTCCTAATTCTTTTGAAATTATTGCTCCCTTCAGAGTTATATTATTACTAGAGAGataatgtattattttatttaatttaatatttataattttagttatataatatttataactatatatttattatataaaaaattatacagtcattttaatcataattaataaatactaaataatataattttaaattatttagattgatttttttattatctcctaaatattattaactatGCATAATATAATTGCACCCACAACTTAATAgctgtaatttttctttttaatgtcCTATTTTATAAGTATGAGATTTCTTGTTGgacctcaaatttttttttaatcaaatattcTTTCAAGCTCCATGGTCAAAACCGTATTTCACACTAGGAAAAGAAGTCAATATCTTATTATGGGGACCATGCATGTTTTCGACAATCCTACAACACACGCAATTTTCTGCTCTAGTTTTAACCACAAAATCTAATCGTGCCACGAGAAGATCCAAATTCCAATAACATggtatatttaattttgaacAATCTAAGTTGAAAAGTCATGTTATACTACGTGCTGTATTAATGTTACCGTGATGACTAGGTTTGCTTTTTGCATTTTTGGTTTGGTAACATGTTGTGGCCTTACTCTATCTTTCACAGAACTTGTGTTAATATTAATATTCCACGCAAGCTCCATGTGCTTCACTAAGGAAAGAGCGTGGAAGCCTAGTGCGTAtctaaatctaaattaaatagtaattatttaattattatcatcCATTATTCTAAATGGTCATAGattcataattatttattactaAACAGCACGAACCATGATTatggagaaaaataaaatattaagttCATGCCTCTTATACGTGTTTATGTCACTTCCAGAAAatactatatattatttttcatgaaatgattttttttttttttttttgtcttgttCATCAAATGATTATAACTATAGGAAAGTGATGAGATAGTACGTAGTATAATATAAAGCCAAcatgttttattttaaagacATGTTTTGTTGTATAGGCACCGTTCTGTGCTAGGGAAGATTGGTTGTTGGTTGTGTTCATGAACCACTAGCTTAttgcttaattaattattaacattATTATTGTTCGGATTATTTAGTTTATTGTATATGACATTtgtttttgtaatattttaacatttgcagtttggttttcacttttcagCATTAGTGGCTGCTTTTTTATGAGATCATCAGAAGATAGAGTTTCAAATATATTGGTCTGACCGTGTTGACTCAAGTCAACTAAGAGGCAACCCCTTGGCTTTAGAATGTTTTCATCACTATGGGTCTACCATGGTGGACCTACAAAAGAATTCTCACACTCAATCAATTTAAAACATTTCTAAGGCGTGTATAACGATGTTTGAGaaactttttcacttttttaatcatgatttaattaatataaatattacatTAAGGAGATATATAGgtaatatttttgggtttggagaatttaaaaaattttgagacAATTTTGGTTTATTAACATAAATtaccataaaaataataatatttattgatcaTGTAACATTACTTATAATAATTTCAGATAAAATTATGTACAGAAAGACAAAACATTTCAGCTAAAgaatttattacttattttttaagaCACGAGCAAAAAGAcaattatagtaaaaaaatatataaaattagaagTGTAAATTAAACttgtaaaatattaaattgtctGATTTAGTAGAGATATTATAGAATTATTGATGGATTTAAAATcataacattaaaaattttaaaaattagattaggATTCTAGCTACTATAAACACAATgcatgtataaaatatatattttttagatcaATTCTAATAATACTTTGATATTTATTGATATTACAgtacaaatttattattttttattatataaatattttacatattttttatattaataaataatatagtacatactatttatctaattttatttaaccAAGTCAGCTGTGTCAGCATTTGAATATGTCTAAATGTGTTTAGATAATTACgtttaaaagatattattataaaataaattagtttttttttaaataataaaaagaccaataaaatttgaataatcttttagtaaatatttttagaaatctATTTGaggatttattattaataaattgatGTAATTTAATAAGGTTGAGTCTTTAAGATCTAATCAATGAAATTCTGTTGGAAAAAAAAGggacttttttatttgttttttcttgaAGAAAAGATTACATTTATAGATTGGAGTAAAAACTTATTCTTTAAATACTTACTTCCATAAAATGTATGGAAAGAAATGACGCCTTAAGTAATCATAAAGATTCTTATTAGTTTCTTTTGCCATTTTATTacaatttttcaataaattaaagaaattcaaatatttcattgtaaggaaaaaagaaagcttTGTTATTAGTTTGTTCttccaaaatataaatatgacaGTTACGATACAAACTTTGTATATTAGATAATTGAAATACTTTAGTCTATATTGAATTATGGCCTAAGAAAGGATCAGAAGAAAAACTTCCTTTGGCAACTACAACACTGTGTcagaatatatattatattatcattTGGAAaccaaacccaaaaaaaaaaaaatcaattaccaaTTTCACttgataaataatatttgaaaagGTGCTGGATATTTATTAGATTTGTTATTATGTATCTTTTATGgtttatagataaaaaattaaaaatactcttatcttttttagatcaactatatataattataaattaaatagttATGACTGTTTTTATCCATTGTATATATTGAAAAGTATGGAATAAATCATATAATAAGGTGTGTATATAGCATAGCCACaagttaatatataattttatacatttaCATAcactataatatattattacatAACATTATTTAGTTATAAAGCAAGCAAAAGGGGGACAGAACACTTGTGAAGATGTTGTTGTGATTTTGAAACTTGGCCTACCCAAGATGTGTGGAAATTTCCTCTGATGTAATAGTTTCAACACTGTTGAccacaagaaaagaaagatatatataaaaggGGGATTAACCTAAGAACATCATGTGTATAGACTATAGAGATGATGAAAGGGGGACCAGGTGAATAGGGTTTGGACAAATTAAAGATTACTCcaaagaacaaattaaaatacaagtaaagggacattaaaaaaaaggaataaacaTCAAAGAAGACAAATATTGACCATTGGACATTGGTGTGGCCAAGAAGAGCATGATGGGTATTTGGGTAGGAAGGGCATAACCCTTGTGAAAATGAAAGTGGCTTAAATGGATGCACCATAATACAAGAAGCATATGATGAACAAAGTGATAACATTTGATGTTTGATTTATTAGTTTATGCTTTGCCTTGTAATGCCAAGACACAAATGGGCCAACTGTGTTATGTCATATTACAAGGCCAAGTTTTTACTTGACTCATTCAATAATGTCAAGAATTGTATatcaagtaaatttttttttttgggtaactATATGTCTATATCAAGTAATATATTTatgagtaaatatttttttccgtCTCTAATCATTTATTTAAAAGACAAAATATTcctacataatttaaaattttttaattaatctctatttaaataattagtCTAAATAGTCATTAATATATCAATAAGTCATAATTTATAAAAGTCACTTAGATTAATTACTTTGTTAgtgaaaaatcaattaaaaatttttaaattatgaagAGACTTTTTGTCCTTTAGACAAATAGCCagagattaaaataaatatttactcgatacttatttttagtttattaattattctattggtctttataattttattaaatttttaattagattcttatatttttttaattagattcttatactttttttaattttatgattagGTCTTTCTTATTGTAAAACATATTAGAGTTAATCGAATATTTTTTCGCAAATTGAAGgcattcataattaaaaatctaaatagATCTTTGACCacatatattttgaaaagaatattttgttaatcttaacaattttaatatgaaaatgacctaattataaaattaaaaataatataaagatctaattaaaaaaaacataaaactctaattaaaaatttaataaaattatagaaactaataaaataattaattttttttataatggtaATTTACTTGCCTACTCTAATATTTTCTTAGAATTTAGAGAGAAACACATAAATTATCTTTAACACTCTGATCTAAAGGATAAACTTGAATAACTAGAACATAAATATTGTTAGACTGAATATttagaaataatttaataataattaatatagattCTAACATTACTTTAACAACACATCTCATTACTTTAATAACATAGCAATTACTATTCGAATAATAATGAAATTTAAGTTtatgtaattattaattattgagaTTATTGGGATTATTAACATTACAAGTGATTAATGAGTTAGTTAGCAGTATATTACAGAAgaattctatatatatacaGTTGTATATCTCTGGACTATATGTGTGTAAAAGATATAGAATTGTAATATACAATTTTACttgtgaattttaattaaaaaaattctcttttctcttatgttttttttattcatacttgtttttctttgttcatcaaaAATTTATTGCTATGTACTCTGAAATAGATCTTTTAGGATTTAATAAGATATTTAGAGTCCAATTCATCTCTTCCTCCATTCCACACCATCATCAGtgtttctttctccttccatcaTGGAAATTTCTTTAGCAAATTTCACCAACAAAAAAGCATTTTCTCCTATCCCAAATAAGTTCAACGAGAATAACTATTCAACATGGAGATATCAGGTTCTTCTTACTATTCAGAGTATAAACATGAAAGATCATCTTTATACAGACAAAGTTTTAGAACAATTCACTATAGATTCAACCAAGAAGATACAATCTTTTTCAAGACTTGGAAGCTACAAGATCTATCACTCTCTTCCTGGATCGTTGCATCGACGACGGTCAATTTTCAGAATAAAGTAATTGGTTCAACTtggttttataaaatttgggaTAAAAAAGGTGTCTCTACATTAGAGTATTTGGCTTAGATTCGTAAGATTGTTAACTCTCTTTTTGCTATTGGTTATATCGTACTGGAAGATGATCACATTCAAGCTATTTCGAATGATCTTTCGGGAGAGTATTCCGTGTATATAGGCACTGTGATGTTAAAATTGGGGTCGTATTGTGTTGTAGAGGCTGAAAATTatcttcttgcatttaataatagGGCAAATCACTAAAATAAGTTAATAGAAGCTTAAAATTACACAAATCagccaaaaatacaaaaatagttCATGAATCAACCAGAGCACATATctatataatttgaattaagtTAATTCGAACTTTATCtccatgtaattcgaattaccTACACACGCACACACCTACTAATTCGAATCAGGTGATTCGAATTTCATACACATGcacatagtaattcgaattagtcACATTCGAAATACTCATGATTTAATTCTGTcaattcttttattaaaaaattaataatttattaaaaattaataatttaaaaataaaaaaatatatattttatttcatgcattaaaaaaactaacaaaatatttaattacgagacttctttaaaatattaatgagttATCAATTCGAATTTTATACAATACTCTTTTGCCCATTTTTAATaacttatgaatattttttaataatttttttataaatttatttaaattataccacaaaaaatattttattctatacaaaataatttaaaaaatagcttaaaagatgttaagagtactataaaaatttgtaatgtcctaatgacttaggacaataaagaaatactctacatagtcaatgataatttagaaataaaaaaatatatttttatcatgtatttaccTGAATTACtagaatattataaatttttatagtactcttaacattttttaagccttttttaaattattttacatagaATGAAGGGCATTTTAAACCATTTTAAGTCATtttctatgcaaaataattttaaaaaatggcttaaaaatcattaatagtactataaaaatttgtaatattctagtaatttaggtaaatacatgataaaaatatattttctttgatttctaaattattattgactatgtagagtatttttttaatgtcctaagtcattaggacattacaaatttttatagcatttctAACAtcttttaaactattttttaaattattttgtataaaataaaatatatttttgtggtataatttaaataaatttattaaaaaatattcatgagttattaaaaatggacaaaagagtattgtatgaaattcaaattaatagctcattaatattttaaagaagtctcgtaattaaatattctgttagctttttttaatgcatgaaataaaaaatatattttttaatttttaaattattaattttttaataaattattaattttttaatgaaagaATTGGCAGAATTAAATCATGAGTAATTTCGAATCTGAACAATTCGAATTACTATATGCATGTGTGTAATTCAAATCaccctgattcgaattactgtggtgtaattcgaatcaggttGATTTGAATTAGTAGGTGTGTGCGTGTGTAGATAATTCGAACCAgtataattcgaattactaaTAGGTGTGTGCGTGTGTAGATAATTTGAATCAGtatgattcgaattaattaTATAGATATGTGTCTCTGGTTGATTCATGAACTACTTTTGTATTTGGCTGATTTATGTAATTTTGAGCTTTCATTAGCTTATTTCAGTAATTTGCCCTTAATAATATGTTAGATCGCTTCAAAAAACCTAATACAGATATACACATGGTAAATCTTGATCTTCTATGACCTTCAATGATAATAGAGGCATCTTTAGACGACGTGAAAGAGGTGGTTGTAACTCAAGAGGTAAAGGCAAAGTTGGTTTCAGCAATAATCGTCCTTCATGCCAACTTTGTGGTCAATTTGATCATGTTGTTTATAATTGCTACCAtcgttttgatttttctttcacttcattatcaagtaataataattcaCAGTTTCAAATCTCTTATGCAAATTCTCAACCCCTAGCTTCAAATCTCTTGTGCAAATTCTCAACCCCTACTACCGTCATCCTTTTTTCATTAACCCTTAGCCTACATATCTACACCTTCTTCAATCAATGAGGTTGCATGGCTGCCAGATTCTGAGGCAAGCCACCATATCACTAATGATGCTTCAAATTTGAGAAACTCTATATCCGCCGGGGATTTGGGTCTCTGCGGATATCCGtggatttttataaaaaataataaaatttgaaaatttgaaaaaaggtaaaaaatattaaaaaaataaagataatccTCAATTGTCATTACAAACATAATTTCTATTGTCTTTAAAGACTTAAATAGTAATAACCAACAAACATAAAGATTCAaacatattcataaaataaccAAATATTCCATAAACAACTAAACACATCTATAAACAACCAAACAAAGTTCATCACATTGTAAAAACATAATTCTAAATCCTCCTTTCATTCTTAGTGATTGTAGATTTCGATTTATTTGAATCctacataaaaaagaaaacaatttagagttaaaattgtataataactcaacaaatgcttcaaaatcaaaataaaaatttcataatcaGATTCACCATAATTATAAACACAAatgctttaaaataaaaaataaagcaaagaaaataaaataaaaataaattaggaaaaTTTCATAATCAGAATTAGCATAATCATAAACATAAAtacttcaaaataaaaataaaaatttcataatcaGAATCAGCATAATTATAAACAGAAAtacttcaaaatcaaaataataaaaaaaattcataaatagaATCTGCATAATCATAAACACAATGCTTCAAAATCAGAATCAACATAATCAATCAGCATAATCATAAACATAAattcttcaaaatcaaaataatcaagaaAAATTTCATAAACAGAATCTACATAATCATAAATACAATGCttcaaaattagaataaaaactTCATAATCAGAATCATCATAATCATAAACACAAATACTTCAACatcaaaataaacaagaaaaattttataattagaatcAGAAAAAtgcttcaaaatcaaaataaacaatGAAAATTAGCGTTCTATGACTTACTCGAGGAGAAAAGGCAACGGCCGGCAAAGAGGCGATGACCGGCGAAGGCGTAACGACCAGTGAAGAGGGGACGAACTGCGAATGCGCGATGACTGACGAACTCGCGACAAAGGGAAGACGCGACGACGGCGAAGATGACGGACTCCCTGTTGGCTGTTGCGGTGTGTGTGAAGGTGACGCGTGACCTGACTGGGGGAGAGACTGAGAGGTGGCGGTGAGGGACTGAGGGGTTAGGAGGTGGCGGTTGGCAGTTGCGATGGTGAGACCGTTCCGTTGAGCCGCCGTTCACGTGTCTGAGAGGACAGGGGCAGGGGGAGGTTTGAGGTTGAGGGACTTTAGATTTGAGTTTGTGAATTGTGAGTTGTTAGTGCGGCTCGGGTTTTCTGTTTCCCTcgtaagatatatatatatatatataaagggtattataatttttttacacatTCAGGGATTAAACGGGTCTCCACAGGACGGGTACTTCTATCTCCGCCCCTGCTCCGTTTAATAACGGGACCCGTTCCCCGTCCCCGCGGTGGAAAATCCTCTCCATATCCGTCTTCCGGCGGGTAAATCTCCGCAGATATCCGCCTCGCCGGGAGTTTTGCCATCCCTAATTCTGAGCATTTATTTGTGGGCAATGGTACATGTATCAATATAATTGGAAAAGGATCTTCAATTCTTCATGATCCATATAAAAAGATTGCATTTAGATTTAATCTCTTACTTATTCCTGACATTACACACAATCTTACGAGTGTATCCCAATTTACCTTTGATAATCatgtttttttcaaattttgacgTTACTTTGTTGTAATTCGTGATCAGGCTACTCGTAAGCATTTATTTCAAGGCATAGTTAGAGATGGCATCTAtacctttgatcatctttttaTATCAAagtttatttcttcttcatgtaCTGTTCTATGTTATCCAACTTCTTCTCTTAAACCTCAACCTAATTTAGTGAATAATCAAAGTAATCAGTTTCATACTTCTCCTACCAGTTTAAATAGTAATACTGCATCTACTTATAATGCTTCTTCTTTCAATTATAATTCTGTATCAAACATTGAATTGTGGCATAAAATATTATGTCACTGTGCAATAAAAACTATTACTACTGTTGTTAAACATTACTCCTTACCTATACCTTCTAATCCTCACCTTGATAATATGTGTAAAATCTGTTCTCTTGCCAAAATATATCGTTTATATTTTTCTAGCACTGAAACTATATACAAATCACCACTTAAGCTGGTGTTTACAAACATTTAAAGTCCTGCCCCTGTTACATCTAGAAATGGCTATAAGTATTACATTTATTTTGTTGATGCTCATTCTAAATTTACTAGTATTTTTATGCTAAGCAACATATCTCAAGCACTTACGGTCTCTAATATCCTAATATTTTTAAACTGAGTTAGGCTTTATTTGGATTATATTTAGTAGTTGATATTCAAAACCTtgcgaattttttttaaaacaaatatgaaatatttatataaaataatttatatataaaaatattgaataactAGTTTTTCTGAAAATACTAACTTGAAAAACGGGCGTGCTAAACTATAAAGGCACAACAATGGTAAGCTTTACTCATAccaaataatcataaaaagaaACATTATAGTTACAATTGCAAtcactcaataaaaataaaacaaggcACACAGAAAATTCTAATTCTCTTAATTTGTATAACTATGGCTAAAACAATCGCATATTCTTCCTTCTTAAGGTAAACGCTTAATGTTTTGTATTTACGTCCTCGATACCTTGCTCCTAATAATGCACTTGTCTTTTCACCTCAACTGAGCAGTGTATTATTTTGTactgcatatgagaaacaaaagTTTCTCAATAGTTTATCTATATGTGTCATCGTATCCATCCTTAGCCACTCcgagttttaaaataaaaatagtgatGATGCAATATTGTTCAATTAGTATTTCAAAAGTCTTTGTTATTCGGAATGGTGTGACTTTTAGATGCTTCTCATTTACTTATGGTATGACATGTATGACGCATACAAAACGCCTATAGTGTTAAAACATATAAAATGCAAACTCATAAACCTTGGTTTTATGTCCTCATAAGCCATAAAAcaaggcaaaataaataataaataagaaaagaataagAACATTAGCATATATAAGTCAAACAGAATAGATctcaataaaataaagattttgaacaATATCATACATCAT from Arachis duranensis cultivar V14167 chromosome 4, aradu.V14167.gnm2.J7QH, whole genome shotgun sequence encodes:
- the LOC107485829 gene encoding probable LRR receptor-like serine/threonine-protein kinase PAM74 isoform X2, translated to MTFDIHLGVNLWDTVSLDSESYWSFTEIIYTHTSDSIQICLVKTGQSTPCISSLELRPLSSSVYALNSTTNSPLLLYLRTDIASLDAREYVRYKDDVYDRIWRYDRDVDSWQSLELDNYSTAIDIGSNKSDSYKVPSKVMRSVATSQIVSDALEFSYSSVLGIEVENSSGIRSSPNPQRP